The following are encoded together in the Glycine soja cultivar W05 chromosome 5, ASM419377v2, whole genome shotgun sequence genome:
- the LOC114413590 gene encoding FRIGIDA-like protein 4a — translation MATRVHQFFDELEAKKTILAKCTDLFTTLSTHFSSLQHSISEKSQSLDSNLQSLDSLSKETLESLHRRETSIPERESAAAARIEEQREAALADLRATHPPDPDLSATLKSLWRKMDAPALLRFVVSKRKESASLRAEIAAAMAEAVDPARLVVEAVEEFLKSKVAKSGVTDKRWACGLVIQALMVSESESREYSRRISERAVSVVEMWKEHLDGESESGAAEVVMFLQMVVCFGLRSRFDDEYLRKLVMQFASRRDMAKLAASLQFGDKIIDIIDELIKNGKEIEAVYFASESGLTERFPPIDLLKSYHRNYKKNVSTALKKGNNNRATTDDSSTSELNSIKAIIKCVEDHKLESEFNLDNLRKWATLLEKAKAEKKKSSTSGSKPQNKRGSGSSSSRPAKSAKFSSAHSSSFSRRNLAPSLQPSPGARFSVPFNYPSQTIYDGATANLYTATYGTSHTQSPAGITQQHYSIPVDNLGPSGYRSSGSYSAQTSYGLYDYRNGAPPTYPPPYTVDQTTYRG, via the exons ATGGCGACGAGGGTCCACCAATTCTTCGACGAACTCGAAGCGAAGAAAACCATTCTGGCGAAATGCACCGACCTCTTCACCACCCTCTCCACCCACTTCTCCTCCCTCCAACACTCCATCTCCGAAAAATCCCAATCCCTCGATTCAAACCTACAATCTCTCGATTCCCTCTCCAAAGAAACCCTCGAATCCCTCCACCGCCGTGAGACCTCCATCCCCGAGCGCGAGTCCGCCGCCGCCGCCCGCATCGAGGAGCAGAGGGAGGCCGCGCTCGCCGACCTCCGCGCCACGCATCCACCTGACCCCGACCTCTCCGCCACGCTCAAATCCCTCTGGCGGAAGATGGACGCCCCCGCGCTGCTGCGCTTCGTGGTGTCCAAGCGGAAGGAGTCGGCGTCGCTGCGGGCGGAGATAGCGGCGGCGATGGCGGAGGCGGTGGACCCGGCGCGGCTGGTGGTTGAGGCGGTGGAGGAGTTTCTGAAGAGCAAGGTGGCCAAGTCCGGGGTGACGGATAAGAGGTGGGCGTGCGGGCTTGTGATTCAGGCGCTGATGGTTTCGGAGTCGGAGTCGAGGGAATATTCAAGAAGGATCTCGGAGAGAGCCGTTTCGGTTGTGGAAATGTGGAAGGAGCATTTGGATGGAGAATCCGAGAGTGGTGCTGCCGAAGTGGTCATGTTTCTGCAGATGGTCGTTTGTTTCGGCTTGAGGTCTAGGTTTGATGATGAGTATTTGAGGAAGCTCGTTATGCAGTTTGCTTCTAGAAGGGACATGGCAAAGCTTGCTGCTTCCTTACAGTTCGGGGACAAGATCATAG ATATTATAGatgaactaattaaaaatgGCAAAGAGATAGAAGCTGTTTATTTTGCTTCAGAATCTGGTTTGACTGAAAGATTTCCTCCGATCGACCTACTCAAGTCCTACCATCGGAACTACAAAAAGAATGTCAGTACCGCATTGAAAAAGGGAAACAACAATCGTGCTACTACG gATGATTCAAGCACTTCAGAGTTGAATTCCATTAAGGCTATAATCAAATGTGTAGAAGATCACAAGCTTGAATCAGAATTTAACCTTGATAATTTGAGGAAGTGGGCTACCCTTCTGGAGAAAGCCAAggctgaaaagaaaaagagttcgACATCCGGAAGTAAACCTCAGAACAAGCGAGGCAGTGGATCCAGCTCTTCACGTCCAGCCAAATCAGCCAAATTTAGCAGTGCGCACTCATCATCTTTCAGTCGCAGGAACCTGGCACCTTCTCTACAACCCAGTCCCGGTGCAAGATTTTCTGTTCCATTCAACTACCCCAGCCAGACCATATACGATGGAGCAACTGCTAATCTTTACACAGCAACCTATGGAACTTCCCACACTCAAAGCCCGGCTGGAATAACACAACAGCACTACTCTATTCCTGTTGACAATTTGGGTCCGTCTGGTTACCGGTCTAGTGGTTCTTATTCAGCACAGACTAGCTATGGCCTGTATGATTACAGAAATGGTGCTCCTCCAACTTATCCACCTCCGTACACAGTAGATCAAACCACTTACAGGGGTTAA